Proteins co-encoded in one Streptomyces roseochromogenus subsp. oscitans DS 12.976 genomic window:
- a CDS encoding PASTA domain-containing protein, with the protein MRKHMGGAALALAVVSGLTGCGASGKGTHTPVAAGPVTMPELVGKNAEKAEEQLEKLGVPESRIKLRADDGTHVVVLVASNWDVNTQSVKAGARLGVKEVVVLGVGKPTWRRRHHGHLL; encoded by the coding sequence ATGAGGAAACACATGGGAGGCGCGGCGCTCGCACTCGCGGTCGTGTCGGGGCTGACCGGATGCGGTGCTTCCGGGAAGGGCACGCACACGCCGGTCGCGGCGGGCCCGGTCACGATGCCCGAGCTGGTCGGGAAGAACGCCGAGAAGGCAGAGGAACAGCTGGAGAAGCTCGGTGTGCCGGAGAGCCGGATCAAGCTGCGGGCGGATGACGGAACCCATGTGGTGGTGCTGGTGGCTTCGAACTGGGATGTGAACACCCAGTCGGTGAAGGCGGGTGCTCGGCTCGGAGTGAAGGAGGTGGTCGTGCTCGGCGTGGGCAAGCCGACGTGGCGCCGGCGTCACCACGGTCACCTGCTCTGA
- a CDS encoding YbjN domain-containing protein, producing MSIDPSSIPNFGGQPEPEPQGPAGPVLPDQDLVKQLLDQMELKYVVDEEGDLAAPWEQFRTYFMFRGEAEQAVFSVRTFYDRPHKIDEKPQLLESVDDWNRRTLWPKVYTHTHDDGTVRLIGEAQMLIGTGVDINHFVSSTVSWVRAAIEFDKWLVEQLGLEEAVNEADKPEGDGEGGPEGDAE from the coding sequence GTGAGCATCGACCCGTCCTCGATTCCGAACTTCGGGGGCCAGCCCGAACCTGAGCCCCAGGGACCGGCCGGCCCCGTCCTCCCGGATCAGGACCTTGTGAAGCAGCTCCTCGACCAGATGGAGCTGAAGTACGTCGTCGACGAGGAGGGCGACCTCGCGGCTCCGTGGGAGCAGTTCCGCACGTACTTCATGTTCCGCGGGGAGGCCGAGCAGGCGGTCTTCTCGGTGCGGACCTTCTACGACCGCCCCCACAAGATCGACGAGAAGCCGCAGCTGCTGGAGTCCGTCGACGACTGGAACCGCCGCACCCTGTGGCCCAAGGTGTACACCCACACCCACGACGACGGCACGGTCCGCCTCATCGGCGAGGCCCAGATGCTGATCGGCACGGGCGTCGACATCAACCACTTCGTCTCCTCCACGGTCAGCTGGGTGCGGGCCGCGATCGAGTTCGACAAGTGGCTGGTCGAGCAGCTCGGCCTGGAGGAGGCCGTCAACGAGGCGGACAAGCCCGAGGGTGACGGCGAAGGCGGACCCGAGGGCGACGCCGAATAG